One window of the Methylovirgula sp. HY1 genome contains the following:
- a CDS encoding glycosyltransferase, with protein MATKPLTGKRVIVVHPAWHSCGSHQVFVSQMQAYRTLGANVHSLAIADFPGWSAGSKAHHAYLAATQDLIADARHFAGMAWPQMATPGFLGALGQWLHGDAAAMLCTTTSNARLPAELLGLADVDFIHCNHFFCMPAARALKREYSCPVLLDTHDVQARQFSLRNAKRWRLPPKASFEDMLARERAEMQEADLLIHLNDEEAQSWRAFLPDMTHVLIYPAIKPVPTAPGGHDIIIVASANYPNYLSAKWFLTEVLPLASDIPVRIIGNIDQIFRAEAPALFAKHAHLFSGRIDDLEGAYANAGAILLPTTSGHGISIKTIEALSSGAPLIATREAFRGIAIDPATLANVALAKDAEGFAAALRRRTEMPLTPPQARQTSDTRRLYERLFAFDAYAEALAEQVHTLLSLRKR; from the coding sequence TTGGCTACCAAGCCCCTAACAGGGAAGCGCGTTATTGTTGTTCATCCGGCTTGGCATTCCTGCGGAAGCCATCAGGTCTTCGTCAGCCAGATGCAGGCCTATCGGACGCTCGGCGCAAATGTTCATAGCCTTGCAATCGCGGATTTTCCGGGCTGGAGCGCGGGATCAAAGGCGCATCACGCCTATCTCGCCGCGACACAAGATCTCATCGCCGACGCGCGCCACTTTGCGGGAATGGCTTGGCCCCAAATGGCCACACCGGGTTTTCTCGGCGCTCTCGGCCAATGGCTGCATGGCGATGCCGCCGCCATGCTCTGCACGACGACATCGAACGCCCGGCTGCCGGCGGAGCTCCTCGGCCTGGCCGATGTCGATTTCATTCACTGCAACCATTTTTTCTGCATGCCCGCGGCGCGCGCACTCAAACGCGAATATTCCTGCCCAGTGCTGCTCGATACGCATGATGTGCAGGCGCGGCAATTCTCTTTGCGCAACGCGAAGCGCTGGCGACTGCCCCCGAAAGCAAGCTTTGAAGACATGCTGGCGCGCGAACGCGCCGAGATGCAAGAGGCCGACCTGCTCATTCATCTCAACGACGAGGAAGCACAGAGCTGGCGCGCCTTTTTGCCAGACATGACACATGTGCTCATCTACCCGGCGATCAAACCCGTGCCGACCGCGCCCGGCGGACACGATATTATCATCGTCGCCAGCGCCAATTATCCAAATTATCTCAGCGCCAAATGGTTCTTGACAGAGGTTCTGCCGCTTGCCTCCGATATTCCGGTCCGCATCATCGGCAATATCGATCAAATCTTCCGTGCCGAGGCGCCCGCACTTTTCGCCAAGCATGCACACTTGTTTAGCGGCCGGATCGACGATCTCGAAGGCGCTTATGCCAATGCCGGAGCAATCCTCTTGCCGACGACATCCGGCCATGGAATCTCGATCAAGACCATCGAAGCGCTTTCGAGCGGAGCCCCTTTGATCGCAACGAGAGAGGCGTTTCGCGGCATAGCGATCGATCCTGCCACGCTCGCCAATGTCGCACTGGCAAAAGATGCCGAAGGTTTTGCGGCGGCGCTACGCCGCCGCACAGAGATGCCACTAACACCGCCTCAGGCGCGTCAGACGAGCGACACGCGGCGACTTTACGAACGTCTCTTCGCATTCGACGCCTATGCTGAGGCGCTCGCCGAGCAGGTTCACACCCTCTTATCGCTTCGGAAGCGATAA
- a CDS encoding glycosyltransferase, whose product MNFSGPADGLSKTGPRLCDETLPPNFHLPLVSIIVINYNYGRYLEEAVESIFAQTYSAIECIIVDNASTDETPAVLATIAERHPQVIIIRRETNKGQTAASLEGFARSSGQYVIFFDADDLLLPHCVETHVYVHLSSRIHIGFTAGDMLQAHNGNIVLSTGEAMNNYIRSGRGRRPNNWRPYRGHANWPPASIGQNLSAKALYVPPLCTQWVWTPTSGLCYRRDAILLFSDNPRLPHLWTATDMYLAHGIGGWCGSVLIDEPLFIYRMHGSNLFSQTAQLHHALNYKPGGDGDYISQAKALIIDQLIHRCARFTPNLLFKLHLIGLLFGLDTKETDPDLPRWAKRSCTAHRLVMHFDHFAAQFGEPTTKLLMLLFGVPWQVIWRCGRGARSAHNT is encoded by the coding sequence ATGAATTTTTCGGGTCCGGCAGACGGCCTCTCGAAGACGGGCCCGCGCTTATGCGATGAAACGCTGCCGCCGAACTTTCACCTGCCTTTGGTCAGCATCATCGTCATCAACTACAATTACGGCCGCTATCTTGAAGAGGCGGTCGAATCCATCTTTGCCCAAACCTATTCCGCCATCGAATGCATCATCGTCGACAATGCCTCCACCGATGAGACACCGGCCGTGCTCGCGACGATCGCCGAGCGCCATCCGCAAGTCATTATCATCAGGCGCGAGACAAATAAGGGACAGACAGCGGCTTCGCTGGAAGGCTTTGCGCGCTCGTCCGGGCAATATGTGATCTTCTTCGACGCCGATGATCTCTTGCTGCCGCATTGCGTCGAAACGCATGTTTACGTGCATTTATCCTCGCGGATCCATATTGGCTTTACCGCCGGCGATATGCTGCAGGCCCATAATGGCAACATCGTCCTTAGCACCGGCGAGGCCATGAACAATTATATCCGTAGCGGCCGCGGCCGGCGCCCGAACAATTGGCGCCCTTATCGCGGGCACGCGAACTGGCCTCCCGCCAGTATCGGCCAAAATCTGAGTGCCAAAGCTCTTTATGTGCCGCCGCTTTGCACGCAATGGGTGTGGACGCCAACATCCGGCCTTTGCTACCGGCGCGATGCGATCTTGCTTTTTTCCGACAACCCGCGTTTGCCGCATTTGTGGACCGCGACCGACATGTATCTAGCGCACGGGATCGGCGGCTGGTGCGGCAGCGTCCTCATCGACGAGCCGCTCTTCATCTACAGGATGCACGGCTCGAACCTTTTCTCGCAGACGGCTCAACTCCACCACGCTCTGAATTACAAGCCTGGAGGCGACGGCGATTATATCAGTCAGGCGAAAGCGCTGATTATCGATCAACTCATCCATCGCTGCGCCCGTTTCACGCCAAATCTGCTGTTCAAGCTACATCTGATCGGCTTACTTTTCGGTCTCGATACCAAGGAGACCGATCCGGATCTGCCGCGTTGGGCAAAGCGATCCTGCACGGCGCATCGGCTGGTCATGCATTTCGACCATTTCGCGGCCCAATTCGGCGAGCCGACAACCAAGCTTCTGATGCTTCTTTTCGGAGTTCCCTGGCAGGTGATCTGGCGTTGCGGACGCGGCGCGCGGTCTGCACACAACACATGA
- a CDS encoding PAS domain-containing sensor histidine kinase, which yields MQDAARQGGGGTEQKRRKAFALLAIFGARLAGILYLVTAATEAFARPADPIVLIDGLRQSQDVIGLSFIVGLVLFSTITALLHLRERHQWGKTAAAYQLDLTNLRAKVDRADVFLAAEPQIIVAWDGPGGEADIEGDLSLVTDVPISRRVLGFGSWLTPDRAQSLDACVDSLRQKGEGFRFALESLGGRRLEIEGRAVSGRAVMRIRDVSGDRLEAVRLRERLVSTIAELDALRGLLNAVDSPAWLRDHDSRLTWVNAAYVRAVEAADPTDAILHGTELLERSTREASALARATGAIWRGRAAAVAAGQRRTLDIVEAPAPAGSAGIAADISELEAMRGDLDRQMQAHARTLDLLSTSVAMFDRHKRLVFHNAAYRQLWSLDQAFVDLHPTDAEILDTLRARGLLPEQADFRAWKHQLHQAYQAIETSEHVWYLPDGRTLRVVITPNPQGGVTYLFDDVTERFHLQSQFNALTRVQSETLDTLKEGVAVFGTDGRLKFFNPAFSRLLKLDASLLNDKPHIDRIAPLCALFGEDEAGFAEIRGIITGLHDRRTGFERRIACRDGTVLDCAAQPLPDGATLLTFTDTTASVNVERALTERNQALIEAETLRNDFVHHVSYELRSPLTNIIGFIGLLSDGTVGALNERQREYAGYVTQSSTALLAIINNILDLASIDADALELSPGDVDIRTMMYEAAEGVQDRVAESSIHLQLVALDGVGAFVADAKRIRQILFNLLSNAVGFSAPGQTVTLAAMRREDEIIFKVTDQGRGIPPEVLDHVFGRFRSHTSGSRHRGVGLGLSIVRSLVELHGGRVLIDSVPGEGTTVTCIFPAQGVQATRTKTA from the coding sequence ATGCAAGACGCAGCGCGGCAGGGCGGAGGCGGGACCGAGCAAAAACGTCGAAAAGCTTTTGCGCTCCTGGCTATATTTGGTGCCCGTCTTGCCGGCATTCTTTATCTGGTCACCGCCGCAACAGAGGCCTTCGCGCGGCCGGCCGATCCGATAGTCCTGATCGACGGCCTGCGGCAAAGCCAGGATGTCATTGGGCTTTCCTTCATCGTCGGCTTGGTGCTGTTTTCCACGATCACCGCCCTGCTACATCTGCGCGAGCGTCATCAATGGGGCAAGACAGCCGCCGCTTACCAGCTCGACCTCACCAATTTGCGAGCCAAGGTCGATCGGGCCGACGTATTTCTCGCCGCCGAGCCACAGATCATCGTTGCCTGGGATGGACCCGGCGGCGAGGCTGATATCGAAGGCGATCTCAGCCTCGTAACCGATGTCCCGATTTCCCGTCGTGTGCTCGGTTTCGGCTCCTGGCTGACGCCCGATCGCGCGCAATCACTCGACGCCTGCGTGGATAGCCTACGCCAAAAGGGCGAGGGCTTTCGTTTCGCCCTCGAAAGTCTAGGTGGCCGCCGGCTCGAAATCGAGGGCCGCGCTGTCAGCGGCCGCGCCGTGATGCGCATTCGCGACGTCTCCGGCGATCGGCTCGAAGCGGTTCGGCTGCGCGAACGGCTGGTCTCGACGATCGCCGAACTAGATGCCCTGCGCGGCCTCCTCAATGCGGTCGACTCGCCGGCTTGGCTGCGCGATCATGACAGCCGGCTAACCTGGGTCAATGCCGCCTATGTGCGTGCCGTGGAAGCCGCCGATCCGACCGATGCGATCTTGCATGGCACCGAGCTGCTCGAACGTTCGACACGCGAGGCCTCCGCATTGGCGCGCGCCACAGGCGCGATCTGGCGCGGCCGCGCCGCGGCGGTCGCCGCCGGCCAAAGACGGACACTCGATATCGTCGAAGCCCCCGCACCCGCCGGCTCGGCCGGCATCGCGGCCGATATCTCCGAATTGGAAGCAATGCGTGGCGATCTCGACCGGCAGATGCAGGCGCATGCGCGCACGCTCGATCTGCTTTCAACCTCCGTCGCTATGTTCGACCGCCACAAGAGGCTGGTTTTTCATAATGCCGCCTATCGCCAGCTTTGGTCGCTCGATCAGGCTTTCGTCGACCTGCATCCGACCGATGCGGAAATTCTCGACACCCTGCGGGCCCGCGGGCTTCTGCCGGAGCAGGCGGATTTCCGCGCTTGGAAACATCAGCTTCACCAAGCCTATCAAGCGATCGAGACGAGCGAACATGTCTGGTATTTGCCGGACGGACGCACCCTGCGTGTCGTCATCACGCCCAATCCGCAAGGCGGCGTGACCTATCTCTTCGACGACGTCACCGAGCGATTCCATCTGCAATCGCAATTCAATGCCCTGACCCGCGTGCAAAGCGAAACACTCGACACGCTGAAGGAAGGGGTCGCTGTCTTCGGCACGGACGGCCGACTCAAATTTTTCAATCCGGCTTTTTCTCGGCTCTTGAAGCTCGATGCCAGCTTGCTCAACGACAAGCCGCACATCGACCGGATCGCCCCGCTCTGTGCCTTGTTCGGGGAGGACGAAGCCGGGTTCGCCGAAATCCGGGGAATTATCACTGGCCTGCACGACCGGCGCACCGGTTTCGAGCGGCGGATCGCCTGTCGCGACGGCACTGTTCTCGATTGCGCCGCGCAACCGCTGCCCGACGGCGCCACGCTGCTGACCTTCACCGATACGACCGCCAGCGTGAATGTCGAGAGGGCGCTGACCGAGCGCAATCAGGCGCTGATCGAGGCAGAAACGCTACGCAATGATTTCGTCCATCACGTTTCCTATGAATTGCGCTCGCCACTGACCAATATCATCGGCTTCATCGGTCTGTTGAGCGATGGCACGGTCGGCGCGCTCAACGAGCGCCAGCGCGAATATGCCGGCTATGTGACGCAAAGCTCGACGGCTTTGCTCGCCATCATCAATAATATTCTCGACCTCGCGTCGATCGACGCCGATGCGCTCGAACTTTCCCCCGGCGACGTCGATATAAGGACGATGATGTACGAGGCGGCCGAAGGCGTGCAGGATCGCGTCGCCGAATCATCGATTCATTTGCAGCTGGTGGCGCTTGACGGGGTCGGCGCATTCGTCGCCGATGCCAAACGCATAAGGCAGATTCTTTTCAACCTCCTGTCCAATGCCGTCGGCTTCTCGGCGCCGGGGCAGACCGTCACGCTCGCCGCGATGCGGCGCGAGGATGAAATCATTTTCAAAGTGACCGATCAGGGCCGCGGCATTCCGCCAGAAGTGCTCGACCATGTCTTCGGGCGCTTCCGCAGCCACACGAGTGGATCGCGCCACCGCGGCGTCGGCCTTGGCCTCTCGATCGTCAGATCCCTGGTCGAACTGCATGGCGGCCGCGTTCTCATCGACTCCGTGCCCGGCGAAGGCACGACCGTCACCTGCATTTTCCCGGCGCAAGGCGTGCAAGCCACCAGAACCAAAACAGCCTGA
- the ahcY gene encoding adenosylhomocysteinase, which produces MSHSFSDYAITDISLAGWGRKEIAIAETEMPGLMATRDEFGSKQPLAGARIAGSLHMTIQTAVLIETLKALGADIRWASCNIYSTQDHAAAAIAEAGIPIFARKGESLFDYWEYTHKIFEWSDGGAPNLILDDGGDATLLIHLGVRAEAGDTAFLDKASNEEEEILFAAIKRRIKENPGWYGRCAAAIKGVSEETTTGVHRLYAMQKEGKLLWPAINVNDSVTKSKFDNLYGCRESLVDGIRRGTDVMMSGKVAMVAGFGDVGKGSAASLRNAGCRVMVAEIDPICALQAAMEGYEVVTMEDAAPRADIFVTCTGNIDVITLDHMRAMKDRAIVCNIGHFDSEIQVASLRNYKWSNVKPQVDEIEFPEGKRIILLSEGRLVNLGNATGHPSFVMSASFTNQTLAQMELWTKQGHYDRQVYTLPKHLDEKVAALHLAKVGAKLTKLSNAQAAYIGVSQTGPFKSDQYRY; this is translated from the coding sequence ATGTCTCATTCCTTTTCGGACTATGCCATCACAGACATCAGCCTTGCCGGCTGGGGCCGTAAGGAGATCGCTATCGCCGAGACGGAAATGCCGGGGCTGATGGCGACGCGGGACGAATTCGGCTCGAAGCAGCCGCTGGCCGGCGCCCGGATCGCCGGCTCGCTGCATATGACGATTCAGACCGCTGTGCTCATCGAGACGCTCAAGGCGCTCGGTGCCGACATCCGCTGGGCCTCCTGCAATATTTATTCGACGCAGGACCATGCGGCGGCGGCGATCGCCGAAGCCGGTATCCCGATCTTCGCGCGCAAGGGCGAAAGCCTGTTCGACTATTGGGAATATACCCATAAAATCTTCGAATGGAGCGATGGCGGCGCGCCTAACCTCATCCTCGACGATGGCGGCGACGCAACGCTCCTCATCCATCTTGGCGTCCGCGCCGAAGCCGGCGACACGGCCTTCCTCGACAAAGCCAGCAACGAGGAAGAGGAAATCCTCTTCGCCGCCATCAAGCGCAGGATCAAGGAAAACCCCGGCTGGTATGGACGCTGCGCTGCCGCGATCAAGGGCGTGAGCGAAGAAACGACGACCGGCGTTCATCGCCTCTATGCGATGCAGAAGGAGGGTAAGCTCCTTTGGCCGGCCATCAATGTGAACGATTCCGTCACCAAGTCGAAATTCGACAATCTCTATGGCTGCCGCGAATCGCTCGTCGACGGCATTCGGCGCGGCACCGATGTGATGATGTCGGGCAAGGTCGCGATGGTCGCCGGCTTCGGCGACGTCGGCAAGGGCTCGGCCGCGTCGCTGCGCAATGCCGGCTGCCGGGTGATGGTGGCCGAAATCGATCCTATCTGCGCTCTGCAGGCGGCGATGGAAGGCTATGAAGTGGTCACGATGGAAGATGCCGCGCCCCGCGCCGACATCTTCGTCACCTGCACCGGCAATATCGACGTCATCACCCTCGATCACATGCGGGCGATGAAAGACCGTGCCATCGTCTGCAACATCGGCCATTTCGATTCGGAGATCCAAGTCGCCAGCTTGCGCAATTACAAATGGTCCAACGTCAAGCCGCAGGTCGACGAAATCGAATTTCCCGAAGGCAAGCGAATCATCCTTCTGTCCGAGGGCCGGCTGGTCAATCTCGGCAATGCGACGGGCCACCCTTCCTTCGTGATGTCCGCCTCTTTCACCAATCAGACCCTCGCCCAGATGGAATTATGGACCAAGCAAGGTCATTATGATCGCCAGGTCTATACTTTGCCCAAGCATCTCGACGAGAAGGTCGCAGCTTTGCATCTCGCCAAGGTCGGCGCCAAGCTGACGAAGCTTTCAAATGCGCAGGCCGCCTATATCGGCGTATCGCAGACGGGGCCGTTCAAATCCGATCAATATCGCTATTGA
- the tsaE gene encoding tRNA (adenosine(37)-N6)-threonylcarbamoyltransferase complex ATPase subunit type 1 TsaE, with amino-acid sequence MAAPTPQTMDRQAKWRLDLPDEAATIGLAADVACWIRPGDLVTLAGDLGAGKTTFARALIRSLMRDQDLEVPSPTFTLMQIYEGGYPIVHADLYRIARPDELAELGWEEAAEGALVIVEWPEHAGIYLTGDRLDIAFSMDAARGADYRAATLTGIGPMAPRLALAHAIGDLLAGTDWAAAERMPMQGDASTRAYERLRKPDGQTAILMISPPRQDGPALRAGKSYGELAHLAEDISAFVAIDKGLRDAGLSAPEILALDRTTGVALLEDFGNEGVVDSQGVILERYAEAVAALAHLHHSSLPDAVSLDDEMIYSIPPYDLDALAIEVELLLDWYAPHVAHATLPSGAKATFVNLWRHALRDVVNAAATWTLRDYHSPNLLWLPQKTSFSRIGIIDFQDCVRGHPAYDVVSLLQDARVDVPNDIELRLLGLYAQLRQAGGEHFDIASFTSAYAILGAQRATKILGIFARLDKRDHKPDYLAHLPRIAKYLAKDLAHPLLSELRGWYETHLPSLLSQDTVKVASP; translated from the coding sequence ATGGCGGCTCCAACGCCGCAAACGATGGATCGGCAAGCCAAATGGCGGCTGGATCTTCCCGACGAGGCAGCCACGATCGGGCTCGCCGCCGATGTCGCGTGCTGGATCAGACCCGGCGATCTCGTGACTCTTGCCGGCGACCTCGGAGCTGGCAAAACCACATTCGCACGGGCACTCATCCGCTCACTCATGCGCGACCAGGATCTCGAAGTGCCGAGTCCGACCTTCACTTTGATGCAGATCTATGAAGGCGGCTATCCGATCGTGCACGCCGATCTTTATCGAATTGCCCGGCCCGACGAGCTCGCCGAACTCGGCTGGGAAGAAGCCGCGGAGGGCGCGCTCGTCATCGTCGAATGGCCGGAACATGCCGGAATCTATTTGACCGGAGATCGGCTCGACATCGCCTTCAGCATGGATGCGGCACGCGGCGCCGATTATCGCGCCGCGACGCTGACCGGCATAGGCCCGATGGCGCCGAGGCTCGCTCTCGCGCATGCGATCGGCGATCTTCTCGCTGGAACGGACTGGGCCGCGGCCGAGCGCATGCCCATGCAGGGCGACGCGTCGACACGCGCCTATGAGAGGCTGCGCAAGCCTGACGGCCAAACCGCGATCCTCATGATCTCACCGCCGCGCCAGGATGGGCCAGCGTTGCGCGCCGGCAAATCCTATGGCGAATTGGCGCATCTCGCCGAAGACATATCGGCCTTTGTCGCAATCGATAAGGGCCTGCGCGATGCCGGCCTTTCGGCGCCAGAAATTCTGGCGCTCGATCGCACGACCGGCGTCGCGCTTCTCGAAGATTTCGGCAATGAGGGCGTCGTCGACAGCCAAGGGGTCATCCTCGAACGCTATGCCGAGGCTGTCGCCGCGCTCGCGCATCTGCATCATTCATCATTGCCCGATGCGGTGTCTCTCGACGACGAGATGATCTACAGCATTCCACCCTATGACCTGGATGCTCTCGCCATCGAGGTGGAATTGCTGCTCGACTGGTATGCACCGCATGTGGCGCATGCCACCTTGCCTTCGGGCGCGAAAGCCACATTCGTCAATCTCTGGCGGCACGCGCTGCGCGACGTCGTCAACGCCGCTGCGACCTGGACGCTGCGCGATTATCATTCGCCAAATCTTCTTTGGTTGCCGCAGAAAACCAGCTTCTCGCGCATCGGCATTATCGATTTTCAGGATTGCGTGCGCGGCCATCCTGCCTATGACGTCGTATCACTGTTGCAAGACGCCCGCGTGGATGTGCCGAACGATATAGAACTGCGGCTGCTCGGCCTTTATGCACAATTGCGTCAGGCTGGAGGTGAGCATTTCGACATCGCGAGCTTCACCAGCGCCTATGCGATTCTCGGCGCGCAAAGAGCAACCAAAATTCTTGGCATATTCGCGCGCCTCGACAAGCGCGATCACAAGCCGGACTATCTTGCGCATCTGCCACGGATCGCAAAATATTTGGCGAAGGACCTCGCGCATCCCTTGTTGTCGGAGCTGCGCGGCTGGTATGAGACGCATCTGCCGTCGCTTCTGTCCCAAGACACGGTAAAAGTTGCGTCGCCATGA
- a CDS encoding nucleotidyltransferase family protein — protein sequence MPDKAMVFAAGLGTRMRPITDTIPKPLVEVAGKPLIDHMLDRFAETGLETAVVNVHHHADRLEAHLATRQTPKIVISDERTKLLDQGGGIRKALPILGAAPFFLCNTDAFWVEGPQANLSRLSAAWDPEKMDILLLVAATSASVGVDWPGDFTMDAFGRLTGREERRVAPFVYTGVGIIKPELFKDATEEVFRLAPFFHRAAAAGKLFGVRLDGLWFHVGTPQAIDEAERTVARSIL from the coding sequence ATGCCTGATAAAGCCATGGTATTTGCCGCGGGGCTCGGGACGCGCATGCGCCCGATCACGGACACGATTCCGAAGCCCCTCGTCGAAGTCGCCGGCAAACCACTGATCGATCATATGCTCGACCGTTTCGCCGAAACTGGGCTCGAAACGGCGGTCGTCAATGTGCATCACCACGCCGATCGGCTGGAAGCGCATCTCGCCACCCGGCAAACGCCCAAGATCGTCATTTCCGACGAACGGACGAAACTGCTCGATCAAGGTGGCGGCATTCGCAAGGCTCTGCCCATACTCGGCGCGGCGCCTTTCTTTCTCTGCAACACGGATGCCTTCTGGGTTGAAGGCCCGCAGGCCAATCTGTCCCGCCTCAGCGCCGCCTGGGACCCGGAGAAAATGGATATCCTCCTGCTTGTCGCCGCAACATCGGCGAGCGTCGGCGTCGATTGGCCGGGCGATTTCACCATGGATGCGTTCGGGCGACTGACGGGTCGCGAGGAACGCCGGGTCGCGCCCTTTGTCTATACGGGTGTCGGCATTATCAAGCCGGAACTCTTCAAAGACGCGACGGAGGAGGTCTTCCGCCTCGCGCCGTTCTTCCACCGCGCCGCTGCTGCCGGAAAACTCTTTGGCGTGCGGCTCGATGGACTCTGGTTCCATGTCGGCACGCCGCAAGCGATCGACGAGGCCGAACGAACCGTCGCACGCTCCATTCTGTGA